Genomic segment of Eupeodes corollae chromosome 2, idEupCoro1.1, whole genome shotgun sequence:
ttaaaaaaaaaaaaacaattttcataataaaatggGTGTTAAAGTCGACtggaaattaattattttgataatttcaaaGGAATACTTTCAACAATATGCACTttctcatttttcaaaaatgattaatatttctatttattcACAATatcatcaaacattttattaaaatttaagaattctttataaaataacattattaCCAGCTTGcatcttaaataaaatacatttttcttattttatttttagatgtaAGTCGTTGGGCCTTCTTGATCGGTGTCAAAGAATACCTTCGCGAAGGGCAACAAAAGATGAAATCCTTCTAAAGCATACTGATGAGCATTATGAACTTTTGAAGACAACTGCAAACATGAAAGATGAAGCAAAACTGGAAGATCTAAGTTCTCAATTTGACTCAATTTACCTGCATCCGGTAAGACTAAAGTTAGCCGCccacaaaaaattatgtataagctaatcaaagttttgttttgtttttaacaaaatagtcAACATTCGATTTGTCACTCCTAGCCACTGGTTGTACAATTGATTTAGTCGAAAATGTTGTCAATGGTAGTCTCCAAAATGGAATGGCAATAATAAGGCCGCCCGGCCATCATGCCATGAAAGCTGAATTTAATGGGTCCGTACAATGATACATTTTAATCTATAAGTAAAAGTTAtgtatatgtttgttttttattctagATATTGTTTCTTTAACAATGTGGCCATTGCAGCGCAGTATGCATTGGATATTCTAAAACTTCAGAGAATCTTGATTGTCGATTACGATATTCATCATGGCCAAGGAACACAACGATTATTTTACAATGATCCAAGGTTTATATTCCCCATTGTACTTCTTTTAAggcataattttaaataattgatgttttttttttaatttactttaaatcagAGTCCTTTATTTTTCAACTCATCGATACGATCATGGAACTTTTTGGCCAAATATTAAAGAATCAGATTTTGATGCAATTGGTGAAGGTGCAGGCTTGGGATATAATTTTAATCTTCCATTAAATCAGCCAGGAATGACTAATAGCGATTATTTAGCTATTTATCAACAAATCTTAATTCCAGTTGCCGTTGAGTTTCAACCAGAGCTCATTATTGTATCGGCAGGCTATGATGCTGCTCTGGGATGTCCAGAGGGCGAAATGGAAGTGACACCTGCATTTTATCCCCATCTCCTTAATTCTTTCGTTAAATTAGCCCAATCTAAAATAGCAGTGATTTTGGAAGGTGGTTACTGCCTGGAATCATTAGCAGAAGGTGCCGCTCTAACACTCAAAACTTTACTTGGAGACCCATGCCCTCTTTATGTGGAAGATCTGACGCCACCTTGTGAGAGTGTTCAGGACACAATTTTGAATTGCATTTACGCTCATCGTCCGTTTTGGAGATGTCTTCAGATCCAGCAGACGTACACCATGGAAGAACTAAATAATGTGAACCCTCAGCCAGATTTACATAAAGTTAGTCGAATTTTTATCGGAGGTCCACCTCTAGAAGAAAGGTTTCCCACAAGGGATTGTTATCCAGTTCAAAGTCCAGAAACAATCCAAAAACTAGATGCACGTTTGCAATGGCTTAAAGCtggtaattttcaaaaatatttatgaacgGTGAATGTTTCATtatagttttatgtttttttttagaaacgaaTCTTTCAGTGCCACCGGTTAGAGTTTGTTATGTTTATGATGAAATGATGCTTGAACATCAGAATATGTTCGAAGAAGGTCATCCCGAGCAACCCAAGCGAATTAAGACAATTTATGACATGCATTTTGATTATGGCCTTCTAAAACGAATGGAGAAACTAAAATCGCGTCATGCAACAACAGATGAGATATGCCTGGCTCATACTCGTTCTCATTTAAATTCTATGCGTCGCACTGGTGCTAAAGAAGAACTTGCGGCAATCGGTGAAAAATACAATTCAGTATACTTCCATCCAAAAACTTTCGAATGCGCTACTTTGGCTGCCGGTTCAGTATTACAAGTAGTTGATAGTGTTCTTAAGGGTGAATCGCGAAGTGGAGTTTGTATTGTTCGACCGCCTGGCCATCATGCTGAACCCGATGTACCACAaggattttgtatatttaacaaTATAGCTATAGCGGCACAATATGCCATACGTGATCACAAACTGAAGAGGTATGTTAGCtacaaaattattctttttttgatcCTAAAAATAATCTGTTTGTTGTTTTAGAGTTCTCATTGTCGATTGGGATGTTCACCATGGAAATGGTACTCAacatatttttgagaataacCCGAATGTTCTATACATTAGTGTGCATAGATACGACAATGCAACTTTCTTCCCCAAAAGCACTGATGCCAATTATGATGTTGTAGGCAAAGGACTGGGTGAAGGCTTCAATGTTAATATTCCTTGGAATAAAGTAAGTGGTTTTGAGACTTTATTGAAAGTTCATGTGAGTTATTACATACTCTTTCATTGTAGAAGGGAATGGGCGATGCTGAATATGTACTTGCATTCCAACAATTGATCATGCCAATTGCTTATGAGTTCAATCCAGAACTTGTTTTAGTATCAGCTGGCTTCGATGCTGCGATTGGTGATCCTCTGGGCGGTTGTAAAGTAACACCAGAAGCATATGGCCTGTTCACACATTGGCTTTCAGCCCTAGCAAATGGACGTATTATTGTGTGCCTTGAGGGTGGCTATAATGTGAATTCGATTTCTTACGCTATGACAATGTGTACAAAGTCTTTGCTTGGCGATCCATTACCCCCGATAAGCACGCCGAATATTTCTTCTAAGCCCTCGGCAGCTTATAGTAGTTGTATTGAAACAATTCAAAACTGTCTAACGGTGCAGCAGCGCTACTGGAATCACCTTAAGTTCAACAAGAAACTACCTGAATGTTCAGGAGAAAATAATAATGAGGATTTTCTTTCTGCTAcactgaaaaatttaaatattacttCCGATGATGCTCAAGGCGCTGCAGGAGGTTCAATTGGAAAAGCTCCAACTCCACCACCTCCTCTAGTTGATGACGAACAACAGCCGGGGACCAGTAAACCTGCTGAGAAGGTAAAAACTTTGAAGGAATTTGTTAGTGAGAATctcgaggtaaaatttagaaatgagCGATTTCAATTGAAAGACTTATAAATGGTTTTCAATAGGCACTGCAAAATGAAGAGATGTTTGCGGTTGTGCCGTTAAAGACTTGTCCACATTTATCTCAATTGTGTCCACAGGATGCACCGACAAGTAAGACAATTTGAGTAGTTTtgatttagaattgttttttttttccaacaattatATTGTTTTGCTTTGCACTTTGCTTATAcctaattgtttttgattttttttctttttgccagCATGTTTACTCTTTACCATTCTTTTAAAACTCctattaattatttgtaaatgcTTACATTTATTTGAGTACGTTTCAAATCAGAACTTACCAAAGAACTATAGATATCCCTTTCTTTTACTTGTTAaggtattcaaatattttatttttctctctctatttgcaattaatttttatataagtcTTTCTTAATGTAGatttgaaaaagtaagaaaagcATGAGCTATAAATATTCAGTGCTATCGCTAGTTTTATCGTTACAAAAACTTTTACGAATCCCAATATATACTTAGCAAATCCCTTCGGAATTCAAGTTTGCATTAAACTTTCCACTTCCACTTCGTATTTGTTAATAGTTTATTATAGGAATAGGTAAAAGTTTCTAGTTATaatctttgtatatatatttgaatagtactatTATGAAGAGGGAACGCTCGACCTGACATCTTTTTACGACTTCCTAAACAATTCGTTTCACATGTTTTGCATGTGGAATGTATTGAGGTGGGTGCAAAAATGAGTGagaattccaatataaaataataaatttccagattattaaaaaaacagaagatagagaaaaatgtattcaaattcagtgaaagttcgagggagtcaataaaaatacatttttgttataatttattatttactcgtatattttgtataatttgttttttttttttttttttttttttgattggttgattggcaatgaaatcctttaaaaaaacacatagaacaaaaaatagaagaaaaattaaaatataaactttttatgGTTGCCAATTagcaaaattaaggttttccctATTTgtttcgaatcattttcaaatgagacaaatattttaaaaccatgctaataatagtgcgaacatttttaacttaacataggaagatattgtaatgggtccgatatttcaaattgaaaattttgacatttctcgaaattTTAAGGTCCctcgagtcgaaataaaagatttttagagagttgtctgtgcttgcgtgtgtacgttcgcgactttttttcgtcgtccatagctcaagaaccagtagagatatggacttgaaataaattttgttatacagataataatgtagaaagatgcTAAAAgtgctctcaaaaaaattgcgtgggtggtttttttgacatagtaatttgaaaaaagggtaaatattttggtaaaccctaaatatctcacgaacaataccaaacaaatatattttttttgaaaaattcaaattaacgttttttaataaatcaaaaaaactgaaaaacaaaaaattgttcacctagaaaattatacgaacaaaaaatgattttatctccaaaacaattttatgtaacgaaaaataacgtttttgcatctggtaaaattatgaaaaaaatttaattgacagtttttgtacaaaatataaaaaaaacaatactaatacttggtaaaaatgtacttttacctcaaatacctttttaaaaattaaaaacattggcttcaaattagttttatctcacagaaaatattatttgcgacatttacctattttttattaaaatccaacagttaagTAATTAATcggaatggaaagttatcagtgtgggttgcatcccagccactatattgaaaatatattcatgttcaaataacagctttaatggtcacttatttaaaagctctttttagTAGATTTGATGTTAGCAGcatagaaataaatcaatagtaattgacgtgaaaattaaaattgacaaagatttagttagaaataaaaaatgaatttaattttgatttgaaatttgatgtgtgtttcttcaatgttaaggttttttgatctttattccttaataaaattccttaaaattagaatgtcatttttgtaacgtgattactaaaataattaattacaccTGACAAGCCGAAACCATTTGCCATTTTTCCTAAGAATGCAAGAAGCAAGAAGAAGATAGTGTAGTAATCTTTAGGCATTTGTCCGTTTTGTAAAACAACCAAAATAAGGGTGAGGAGAATAGTAGgttcttaaactaattttgttacctttttggtttaatacattaatttaacaaaactttcttaaattttgatctACGCAACAACCTGCCAACCTAAACACATACTGTCATACTAATTCATGTACCTATTTTAACtccaaaaggataaatatagaaaatggGAATGGCCCAAGCGCCTTGACTACCGGACAGCGGGATCGAATTATTAACACCAACACACAATCATCTTCCTCTATAACATCACAAccgaaaataaaagtaaaccgCACACTTCAAATCCAAAATTTACTGAAAGTTCTTCAATGGAACATGAAAGGTTACTCAAATAACTACGATGAGCTTAATCTTCTTATAAAGGAACATTCACCTTGTTTTATTTCCTTGCAAGAAACGCACTGCTCTTTTCAATCTACTCATGTTGTCCCAAAATCGTATATAGGATACTTTCATAATTTTCCAACAAACTTTACGAATAAACAGGGTATtgctgttttaataaaaaataacattcccCACAAACAGATAGCAATTAACTCTAACTTACTAGTCCTTGCTATAGAAATACAATCTGGCATTAAATTAACGATTGTTTCTATTTACATTTTACCtcatcaaaattttaacaaaaatgaccTAATAGATATTCTGTGTCATATAAACACCCCTGTTTTACTAACAGGAGATGTAAATGCTTGGAGTGTACTATGGGGATCGCCCAAAACTAACGCTAGAGGCTCTATTATAGAAGATTTCATTCTAAGCTCCAACCTCTCAGTTTTAAATGATGGTTCGCCCACGCATTTATCAACCCACAACACTTTGACACATATCGATATTAGCTGCTGCTCTGGCTCTTTACTACCAATAGCAACTTCCCACACTTTAGACGACCTTCACAATAGTGACCACTTTCCACTAATTACAACTTTTGATTTAGGAATATTCAATACACAAGTTATTAACTCCCCCAAATTTATAACAGATCGAGCAAACTGGCCTAGTTTTGgatttaacataaataaatacatggCAAATAAACCCGTATATTCAGACTTAAACAAAGAAGCCGCCTTACTGGTTAAAGCAATTCGATATTCTGCTAACTTATCAATACCACAATCTAatcctaaaataaataaaagagttgTACCGTGGTGGACTCCGGAAATAGCTAACCTTAGATTAGTTAAAGTAAATGCttggaaaaagtttaaaaaaaaccataatcaattaaatttaattagttaTAAAAAAGCAAATGCCGCCTTTCGACGTCAAGTTAAAATCAGCAaagccaaaaatttaaatgaatttacttTATCAATAAATAGAAACTCAACCACCGCAAAAATATGGAGCAACATCCGATGTTTAACAGGAAATTTTCCTTCGAAAATAATAAGATGTATAGTGTCACCTCAAGGCCCCATCTCTAATCcttctaaaatttgtaattacTTTGCTAATATTTGGTCTGAAGACTCGAGTGATATTAATTTTCCGGTCAGttattgtatagaaaaaaacgTTTGCATCAATAAAAACATGCAAATACACACAACTGACACCTCGGCTCTATATATCGAAAACCCTATTGAACTCAAAGAACTTGAAAGCTGCCTTACTAAACTCAAAGGTAAAACCCCAAGTCGGGATAGGGTATCTTACCCGATGCTAAAAAACCTTCcccttgaaataaaatgtaggcTACTGAACttatataacaatattttttcaactggAGTTATACCTCTGAGTTGGAAAATTGCTTGTGTTATTCCgattcaaaaacctaaaaaagacaTATCCACCATTAGCGGCTACCGCCCAATTTCTCTTATCCCATGTATTTCTAAAATCATGGAAAAAATAATCGCGAGGCGTCTTCAATGGTTTacacaaagaaaaaatctaattagcCCCAATCAAGTTGGTTTCAAACCAGAAAAGGGTTGCATCGATGCACTTTTACATATTGATAACTACACAACAAATGCTCTATCATCCCGGAATCATGTTTCAATCCTGTCAATTGACTTTGAGAAAGCGTTTGATAAAATTGGGATACATCTTGTTCTGAACAAGCTACACTCTTGGAGGGTAGGTCCTAAAATAATACAATacgtaaaatcatttttaactagCCGAAGATTCTGTGTAAAAACTAACAACTCCTACTCTTCAACATATAAGCTTCACAACGGCATTCCTCAAGGCTCCCCGCTATCAGTGGTCCTGTTTCTTATTGCCTTTCAAGAATTATCAATAATTGTAGATAGACATAAACTTCTAGACCATTGCAT
This window contains:
- the LOC129944644 gene encoding histone deacetylase 6 isoform X1 translates to MNQNSPVVTRGGAQKAKIQTRAMLKSVEQRRPNATLQEAKRKAKLLKMQQQSQQEIVVKDIFQNAMSAINSVQGYTGVIYDESMSEHRCLWDGNYPERPERFTRILERCKSLGLLDRCQRIPSRRATKDEILLKHTDEHYELLKTTANMKDEAKLEDLSSQFDSIYLHPSTFDLSLLATGCTIDLVENVVNGSLQNGMAIIRPPGHHAMKAEFNGYCFFNNVAIAAQYALDILKLQRILIVDYDIHHGQGTQRLFYNDPRVLYFSTHRYDHGTFWPNIKESDFDAIGEGAGLGYNFNLPLNQPGMTNSDYLAIYQQILIPVAVEFQPELIIVSAGYDAALGCPEGEMEVTPAFYPHLLNSFVKLAQSKIAVILEGGYCLESLAEGAALTLKTLLGDPCPLYVEDLTPPCESVQDTILNCIYAHRPFWRCLQIQQTYTMEELNNVNPQPDLHKVSRIFIGGPPLEERFPTRDCYPVQSPETIQKLDARLQWLKAETNLSVPPVRVCYVYDEMMLEHQNMFEEGHPEQPKRIKTIYDMHFDYGLLKRMEKLKSRHATTDEICLAHTRSHLNSMRRTGAKEELAAIGEKYNSVYFHPKTFECATLAAGSVLQVVDSVLKGESRSGVCIVRPPGHHAEPDVPQGFCIFNNIAIAAQYAIRDHKLKRVLIVDWDVHHGNGTQHIFENNPNVLYISVHRYDNATFFPKSTDANYDVVGKGLGEGFNVNIPWNKKGMGDAEYVLAFQQLIMPIAYEFNPELVLVSAGFDAAIGDPLGGCKVTPEAYGLFTHWLSALANGRIIVCLEGGYNVNSISYAMTMCTKSLLGDPLPPISTPNISSKPSAAYSSCIETIQNCLTVQQRYWNHLKFNKKLPECSGENNNEDFLSATLKNLNITSDDAQGAAGGSIGKAPTPPPPLVDDEQQPGTSKPAEKVKTLKEFVSENLEALQNEEMFAVVPLKTCPHLSQLCPQDAPTIIDVTTPCFECSSTIENWLCLICAKTLCGRYVMEHMLYHNLESSHSLALSYSDLSVWCYPCESYIDNSKLHVYKNLAHRNKFGVDMVWSYENEDVADNSDDDDESNYIVLHSK
- the LOC129944644 gene encoding histone deacetylase 6 isoform X3, which codes for MNQNSPVVTRGGAQKAKIQTRAMLKSVEQRRPNATLQEAKRKAKLLKMQQQSQQEIVVKDIFQNAMSAINSVQGYTGVIYDESMSEHRCLWDGNYPERPERFTRILERCKSLGLLDRCQRIPSRRATKDEILLKHTDEHYELLKTTANMKDEAKLEDLSSQFDSIYLHPSTFDLSLLATGCTIDLVENVVNGSLQNGMAIIRPPGHHAMKAEFNGYCFFNNVAIAAQYALDILKLQRILIVDYDIHHGQGTQRLFYNDPRVLYFSTHRYDHGTFWPNIKESDFDAIGEGAGLGYNFNLPLNQPGMTNSDYLAIYQQILIPVAVEFQPELIIVSAGYDAALGCPEGEMEVTPAFYPHLLNSFVKLAQSKIAVILEGGYCLESLAEGAALTLKTLLGDPCPLYVEDLTPPCESVQDTILNCIYAHRPFWRCLQIQQTYTMEELNNVNPQPDLHKVSRIFIGGPPLEERFPTRDCYPVQSPETIQKLDARLQWLKAETNLSVPPVRVCYVYDEMMLEHQNMFEEGHPEQPKRIKTIYDMHFDYGLLKRMEKLKSRHATTDEICLAHTRSHLNSMRRTGAKEELAAIGEKYNSVYFHPKTFECATLAAGSVLQVVDSVLKGESRSGVCIVRPPGHHAEPDVPQGFCIFNNIAIAAQYAIRDHKLKRVLIVDWDVHHGNGTQHIFENNPNVLYISVHRYDNATFFPKSTDANYDVVGKGLGEGFNVNIPWNKKGMGDAEYVLAFQQLIMPIAYEFNPELVLVSAGFDAAIGDPLGGCKVTPEAYGLFTHWLSALANGRIIVCLEGGYNVNSISYAMTMCTKSLLGDPLPPISTPNISSKPSAAYSSCIETIQNCLTVQQRYWNHLKFNKKLPECSGENNNEDFLSATLKNLNITSDDAQGAAGGSIGKAPTPPPPLVDDEQQPGTSKPAEK
- the LOC129944644 gene encoding histone deacetylase 6 isoform X2; the encoded protein is MLKSVEQRRPNATLQEAKRKAKLLKMQQQSQQEIVVKDIFQNAMSAINSVQGYTGVIYDESMSEHRCLWDGNYPERPERFTRILERCKSLGLLDRCQRIPSRRATKDEILLKHTDEHYELLKTTANMKDEAKLEDLSSQFDSIYLHPSTFDLSLLATGCTIDLVENVVNGSLQNGMAIIRPPGHHAMKAEFNGYCFFNNVAIAAQYALDILKLQRILIVDYDIHHGQGTQRLFYNDPRVLYFSTHRYDHGTFWPNIKESDFDAIGEGAGLGYNFNLPLNQPGMTNSDYLAIYQQILIPVAVEFQPELIIVSAGYDAALGCPEGEMEVTPAFYPHLLNSFVKLAQSKIAVILEGGYCLESLAEGAALTLKTLLGDPCPLYVEDLTPPCESVQDTILNCIYAHRPFWRCLQIQQTYTMEELNNVNPQPDLHKVSRIFIGGPPLEERFPTRDCYPVQSPETIQKLDARLQWLKAETNLSVPPVRVCYVYDEMMLEHQNMFEEGHPEQPKRIKTIYDMHFDYGLLKRMEKLKSRHATTDEICLAHTRSHLNSMRRTGAKEELAAIGEKYNSVYFHPKTFECATLAAGSVLQVVDSVLKGESRSGVCIVRPPGHHAEPDVPQGFCIFNNIAIAAQYAIRDHKLKRVLIVDWDVHHGNGTQHIFENNPNVLYISVHRYDNATFFPKSTDANYDVVGKGLGEGFNVNIPWNKKGMGDAEYVLAFQQLIMPIAYEFNPELVLVSAGFDAAIGDPLGGCKVTPEAYGLFTHWLSALANGRIIVCLEGGYNVNSISYAMTMCTKSLLGDPLPPISTPNISSKPSAAYSSCIETIQNCLTVQQRYWNHLKFNKKLPECSGENNNEDFLSATLKNLNITSDDAQGAAGGSIGKAPTPPPPLVDDEQQPGTSKPAEKVKTLKEFVSENLEALQNEEMFAVVPLKTCPHLSQLCPQDAPTIIDVTTPCFECSSTIENWLCLICAKTLCGRYVMEHMLYHNLESSHSLALSYSDLSVWCYPCESYIDNSKLHVYKNLAHRNKFGVDMVWSYENEDVADNSDDDDESNYIVLHSK